The following are from one region of the Actinopolyspora halophila DSM 43834 genome:
- a CDS encoding IS630 family transposase, which produces MGRRGPRLPDLNLTDDERRTLEGWARRRKTAQALALRARIVLACADGVSNMDVSRTLRVSPPTVTKWRRRFIEDRLEGLSDESRPGAPRAITDEHVEQVITTTLEQAPPNGDTHWSTRSLANAMGMSQTAISRIWRAFGLKPHQVDTWKLSTDPQFVDKVRDVVGLYLDPPENALVLCVDEKSQMQALDRTAPTLPMMPTTPQRQTHDYIRHGTTSLFAALDVTSGAVIAAHHRRHRHQEFLKFLKTIDKNTPAELDLHLVCDNYATHKTPAIKKWLLQHPRFHVHFTPTSASWLNLVERWFAELTTRKLRRSAHRSVAELEADVATWVEAWNADPKPFIWTKTADDILDTLAAYCQRINDPAH; this is translated from the coding sequence ATGGGACGTCGAGGGCCGCGCCTGCCGGATCTGAATCTCACCGACGATGAGCGGCGAACGTTGGAGGGGTGGGCGCGTCGGCGCAAGACAGCACAGGCGTTGGCATTGCGAGCGCGGATTGTTCTGGCGTGCGCCGATGGTGTGTCCAATATGGACGTATCGCGAACGTTGCGGGTCTCGCCGCCGACAGTGACCAAGTGGCGACGCCGCTTTATCGAGGATCGTCTGGAAGGTCTGTCCGACGAGTCGCGGCCGGGCGCTCCTCGCGCGATTACCGACGAGCATGTCGAGCAGGTGATCACCACGACGCTGGAGCAGGCACCACCGAACGGGGATACGCACTGGTCGACCCGGTCCCTGGCGAACGCCATGGGGATGTCGCAGACGGCGATCTCGCGGATCTGGAGAGCCTTCGGGCTCAAGCCTCACCAGGTGGATACGTGGAAACTGTCCACGGACCCACAATTTGTCGACAAAGTCCGCGACGTAGTCGGTCTGTACCTGGATCCACCGGAGAACGCGTTGGTGCTGTGCGTGGATGAAAAATCCCAGATGCAGGCCCTGGATCGCACCGCGCCGACCTTGCCGATGATGCCGACCACCCCGCAACGCCAGACGCACGACTACATCCGTCACGGAACGACCAGTCTCTTCGCCGCCTTGGACGTGACCAGCGGCGCAGTCATCGCCGCTCACCACCGGCGACACCGCCACCAGGAGTTTCTCAAGTTCCTGAAAACCATCGATAAGAACACCCCGGCAGAGCTGGACCTGCACCTGGTCTGCGATAACTACGCCACCCACAAAACACCTGCCATCAAAAAATGGCTTCTGCAACACCCCCGCTTTCATGTGCATTTCACTCCGACCAGTGCCTCCTGGCTCAACCTCGTCGAACGCTGGTTCGCCGAACTCACCACCCGCAAGCTCCGCCGCTCAGCCCACCGCAGCGTCGCCGAGCTCGAAGCCGACGTCGCCACCTGGGTCGAGGCCTGGAACGCCGACCCCAAGCCCTTCATCTGGACCAAGACCGCCGACGACATCCTCGACACCCTCGCGGCATACTGCCAACGAATTAACGACCCAGCACACTAG
- a CDS encoding transposase translates to MRGGPTPQGGLHRRACPSALHRRKRGPQASGHSRGDLSTRPHLIVDGRGHPLSPLITPGQASDAPAFPPLLTAAHVPRPGRGHPRTRPVRIIANKAHSSRTIHQHLPTSRYATTIPEPAEQAGYRRGHGSRGGDPPAFNTACYRQYNTVERCINRLKQWRGIATRLHTEARYCHVSLTLANILLVC, encoded by the coding sequence TTGCGAGGCGGACCGACTCCTCAGGGAGGACTCCACCGTCGTGCGTGCCCATCAGCACTCCACCGAAGAAAAAGGGGACCACAGGCATCGGGACACTCCCGAGGAGACCTGAGCACCAGGCCCCACCTGATCGTCGACGGACGAGGGCATCCGCTGAGTCCGCTGATCACTCCTGGTCAGGCCAGTGACGCACCGGCCTTCCCGCCACTTCTGACAGCCGCGCACGTACCGCGGCCCGGCCGTGGGCACCCGCGCACCAGACCGGTGCGCATCATTGCCAACAAGGCTCACTCATCACGAACCATCCACCAACACCTGCCGACGTCGAGGTATGCCACCACCATCCCAGAGCCGGCTGAGCAGGCCGGATACCGCCGCGGGCACGGCTCTCGCGGCGGAGATCCACCCGCCTTCAATACCGCTTGTTATCGCCAGTACAACACCGTCGAACGCTGCATCAACCGCCTGAAGCAATGGCGTGGCATCGCCACCCGCCTCCACACCGAAGCCCGCTACTGCCACGTCAGCCTCACCCTAGCCAACATCCTCCTAGTGTGCTGA
- a CDS encoding TSUP family transporter, translated as MFLAGLFGAIIGLALGLLGAGGSILAVPALVYGVGQPLQMAIPTSLAVVAISSVGGIAPRERRAHVQWPVALVFGAAGVPAAFAGTALGRLVPQRWLLLAFSVLMVVVAVRMLRGGENHAGACRTGEGGINWRSCLPKAIGAGAAVGALTGLFGVGGGFVIVPALAALLGLGAQTAVATSLVIVLINSVAGLAAHASAAARLDYTILLIFAGAALVVSVAAGRLAPRLPADTLRHWFAYVVLAVAAGVALAAILNPGALG; from the coding sequence GTGTTCCTGGCAGGTCTTTTCGGCGCGATCATCGGGCTGGCTCTGGGGCTGCTGGGTGCCGGCGGTTCGATCCTGGCCGTGCCGGCGCTGGTCTATGGCGTCGGACAACCCCTGCAGATGGCGATTCCCACCTCCCTGGCGGTGGTCGCGATCTCCTCGGTGGGCGGCATCGCACCCCGGGAGCGGCGTGCCCACGTGCAGTGGCCGGTTGCTCTGGTCTTCGGCGCAGCCGGGGTGCCGGCCGCTTTCGCCGGTACCGCGCTGGGGCGGCTGGTCCCGCAACGTTGGCTGCTGCTGGCCTTCTCAGTGCTCATGGTCGTGGTGGCGGTGCGCATGCTGCGTGGCGGCGAGAACCATGCCGGGGCCTGCCGCACCGGCGAAGGCGGTATCAACTGGCGCAGTTGTCTGCCCAAGGCCATCGGGGCCGGTGCCGCTGTCGGTGCGCTCACGGGGTTGTTCGGCGTCGGCGGCGGCTTCGTCATCGTGCCTGCCCTGGCTGCCCTGCTCGGGCTCGGAGCCCAAACGGCAGTGGCTACCTCGTTGGTGATCGTGTTGATCAATTCCGTGGCCGGACTGGCCGCCCACGCCAGCGCGGCCGCCCGCCTCGACTACACCATCCTGCTGATCTTCGCCGGCGCCGCACTGGTGGTCTCCGTGGCCGCCGGCCGCCTGGCACCCAGGCTGCCTGCGGACACCCTGCGCCACTGGTTCGCCTACGTCGTCCTCGCCGTCGCCGCCGGTGTAGCCCTGGCGGCCATCCTCAACCCAGGCGCACTCGGCTAG